A portion of the Scylla paramamosain isolate STU-SP2022 chromosome 2, ASM3559412v1, whole genome shotgun sequence genome contains these proteins:
- the LOC135106346 gene encoding uncharacterized protein DDB_G0272718-like: MFPLSRSPPPFFLSSFTACLPSPPPSSLPPPPPPPPPPPSPPSSSFSFSPPIIILTSLLLPPLRTPPSLPLLWLGYILFSHFSLNLRCCRRHHHHRHHLHHHHHHHHHHHHHHHHQSSPSSPPS, encoded by the exons atgtTTCCTCTTTCACgctctccacctcctttcttcctttcatccttcactGCTTGcttaccctctcctcctccttcttctcttcctcctcctcctcctcctcctcctcctcctccatctcctccttcttcctccttctccttctcccctcctatAATAATTctaacttctcttcttcttccccctttacgaactcccccatctctccccctcctc TGGTTAggttatatattattttcacatttttcccttaatcttcgttgttgtcgtcgtcatcatcatcatcgtcatcatcttcatcatcatcatcaccatcatcatcaccaccatcaccatcatcaccatcaatcatcaccatcatcaccaccatcataa